In Arcobacter ellisii, a genomic segment contains:
- a CDS encoding IS4 family transposase, which translates to MELANYIETAMKSILKNPIYEVLSEIKITKILKQSNFVKREVGYPPFQIILHFLYMLIMQKRQSTFIKNSDKAYGKDVYYRFIKEKRYNWRKLLLLSATEILKKIKPLHKNGEYRLLIIDDTVEPKRGKFIEGTCKYIWSNKEHRSINALNIVSLNYADSHSTFQLDFSIKMNDSKRKSTSEFTAKLHHRSNAYQRKSEIIKGKNMLALEMLERALDNGIDADYLLVDSWYAKPNFIKEANTLGMPVIARLPNNKLIWNFKGKYKTLNAIYDSLKNIRHKYSGKHGKISYKYFDSVLEHAVLGKVKLVFLHTGKDLLVFISTDISISGKEILETYKKRWNIEQGYKDLRLLFGLGKEENRIYEALIGKITLSMFTYNIVSYINRIKHEPQTLGELFRDLECELETLAISMQLFIQILTKISEIQNVVKDNKDLLQIIAVISAFTQKELGFMCES; encoded by the coding sequence ATGGAACTTGCAAATTATATAGAAACTGCTATGAAGAGCATATTAAAAAATCCAATTTACGAAGTGTTATCAGAAATAAAAATCACAAAAATACTTAAACAAAGTAACTTTGTTAAGAGAGAAGTTGGATATCCACCATTTCAAATAATTTTACACTTTCTTTATATGCTTATTATGCAAAAAAGACAATCAACTTTTATAAAAAATAGTGATAAGGCTTATGGTAAAGATGTATATTATAGATTTATCAAAGAAAAACGCTATAACTGGCGTAAACTTTTATTGTTAAGTGCTACAGAAATTTTAAAAAAGATAAAGCCATTGCATAAAAATGGTGAGTATCGCCTACTAATTATCGATGATACAGTAGAACCAAAAAGAGGTAAATTTATTGAAGGTACTTGTAAATATATCTGGAGTAATAAAGAGCATAGAAGTATTAATGCACTAAATATAGTGTCTCTAAATTATGCAGATTCACACTCAACATTTCAATTGGATTTTTCTATAAAAATGAATGATAGTAAAAGAAAATCTACATCAGAGTTCACAGCAAAATTGCATCATAGAAGTAACGCATATCAGCGTAAGAGTGAAATTATTAAAGGTAAGAATATGCTAGCTCTTGAGATGTTAGAAAGAGCATTAGATAATGGAATTGATGCTGATTATCTACTTGTTGATAGCTGGTATGCTAAACCAAATTTTATAAAAGAAGCAAATACTTTAGGAATGCCTGTAATTGCAAGACTTCCAAATAATAAGCTCATTTGGAACTTTAAAGGTAAATATAAAACTCTAAATGCAATATATGATAGTTTAAAAAATATTCGTCATAAATATAGCGGTAAACATGGAAAGATATCTTATAAGTATTTCGATTCAGTTTTAGAACATGCTGTTTTAGGAAAAGTTAAATTGGTATTTTTACACACTGGAAAAGATTTATTAGTTTTTATATCAACAGATATAAGTATTTCAGGTAAAGAGATTTTAGAAACTTATAAAAAGAGATGGAATATTGAGCAAGGCTATAAAGATCTAAGACTCTTGTTTGGCTTAGGAAAAGAAGAAAATCGTATCTATGAAGCTCTTATTGGAAAAATCACTCTTTCTATGTTTACTTACAACATTGTAAGTTATATAAACCGCATAAAACATGAGCCACAAACACTAGGAGAACTTTTTAGAGATTTAGAGTGTGAACTTGAAACCCTTGCAATTTCAATGCAACTTTTTATTCAAATACTTACAAAAATCTCTGAAATCCAAAATGTTGTCAAGGATAATAAAGATTTACTTCAAATTATTGCAGTTATAAGTGCTTTCACTCAAAAAGAGTTAGGTTTTATGTGCGAAAGTTGA
- a CDS encoding TetR/AcrR family transcriptional regulator, with the protein MARIIDKEEKRCDIALSAIALFCEKGIQQTSIDQIAKSAGVAKGTIYLYFKNKEEIVFTIWDILTQQHEEVFYTRINPNMSAKEKILEYYNFSECQEGFDKEQTLILFQHFVSSMLIDKTSLYTAYFESFFQKDYDFITKYLYEGIEKDEFVIDDIDLLTNSIIMLLKGALIKAKASNMGFDEAQQMLTKHITYLLNQCTRKVL; encoded by the coding sequence ATGGCAAGAATTATAGACAAAGAAGAAAAACGATGCGATATAGCACTATCAGCCATTGCCCTTTTTTGTGAAAAAGGAATTCAACAAACAAGTATTGATCAAATAGCAAAAAGTGCAGGTGTTGCAAAAGGAACTATTTATCTTTATTTTAAAAATAAAGAAGAGATAGTTTTTACTATTTGGGATATTTTAACCCAACAACATGAAGAAGTTTTTTATACACGAATTAATCCAAATATGAGTGCAAAAGAAAAAATTTTAGAATATTACAATTTTAGTGAATGTCAAGAAGGCTTTGATAAAGAACAAACACTTATTCTTTTTCAACACTTTGTAAGTTCAATGCTTATTGACAAAACTTCCCTTTACACAGCTTATTTTGAGAGTTTTTTCCAAAAAGATTATGACTTTATTACTAAATATTTGTATGAGGGTATAGAAAAAGATGAATTTGTTATTGATGATATTGACCTATTAACAAATAGCATTATTATGCTTCTAAAAGGTGCATTAATTAAAGCAAAAGCTTCAAATATGGGTTTTGATGAAGCCCAACAAATGCTAACTAAACATATAACTTATTTATTAAACCAATGTACAAGGAAAGTATTATGA
- a CDS encoding helix-turn-helix domain-containing protein, producing MSTNVEKLYQKYKKSLLKKKEAAEELNISVATLDRLRNQGLIKSKKIRGGVFFTITEIASFIGE from the coding sequence ATGTCAACAAACGTTGAAAAACTTTATCAAAAATATAAGAAATCATTGCTGAAAAAAAAAGAAGCAGCAGAAGAATTAAATATTTCAGTAGCAACATTGGACAGATTGAGAAATCAAGGTTTAATCAAATCAAAAAAAATAAGAGGTGGAGTTTTTTTTACAATAACTGAAATTGCTTCATTTATTGGAGAATAA
- a CDS encoding DUF2958 domain-containing protein yields MNKLIPNELLKNIPELYETEEQNDPIAYVKLFLDGWTWYITEIISMDKNICFGYVESPFCSGELGYFSLEEIKSIKGTLGIGVERDLSFKPTKLSVIKKAL; encoded by the coding sequence ATGAATAAGCTAATCCCAAATGAATTATTAAAAAATATTCCAGAACTCTATGAGACAGAAGAACAAAATGACCCAATAGCCTATGTAAAGCTATTTTTAGACGGTTGGACTTGGTATATAACTGAAATAATATCAATGGATAAGAATATTTGCTTTGGATATGTAGAATCTCCATTTTGTAGTGGAGAATTAGGATATTTTTCATTAGAAGAAATTAAATCTATAAAAGGAACTCTTGGAATTGGTGTCGAAAGAGATTTATCTTTTAAACCTACTAAATTATCAGTAATTAAAAAGGCTTTATGA
- a CDS encoding TraM recognition domain-containing protein, producing the protein MIGQAEITKENFESYLRIIMKDLELDVAEDGSIEYQNNSFKKKLMFKNKSFVSPYRRTIYSRTDTIPLILNSHYNGLSFHVLKKHISNLFLSKILKIFFLLLEYWKNNYANCSNNQHLNQLIFKLNEIYDNNIDDIIEENISKKLREIENISNEYDFEIFVKFEGKVIHEEIQDRNSIENIFNTKHEDFINYVYRKVLIEVQYPLYELINKSEDNRFLGIIFEKRELEILKTIFSHIFKDIDKKYEYENHTKAIKFIHNDVSLEKEGLQLLKRFLTLANNINDFFSEVLNIDELNIKKEMFSINFTEKNLSLFESDIYSEVIGVDGRSEVFMDKLSKITKIKTLNKKLNEKSVIDNTISKKTNYKERKPKNFNYPYHRNSANSIPSFSNVFMKPDSSNLISKPILLDETLESFNTYIPLKERLRHSYLLAGPGGGKTSLLEYLYYQDIQNKQCSKIFFDIMGKSTKKIMQFVDKKDLLLLDFTLKEGFTFIINPFNLKSKKNKKISKKDIAFRTKVIINALEKVLGIEWSSNMKVVLGPCIATLLRKGNSNIFELQRLIQGEKELVDLGKKSPNKWHRDFFETQFDDEKLDVTKDAISTKIQALLNEDETFLNMVMGEDTIDLEEAINTKGKTIIIKLPKEANLLARLIVEMIQEIVKKRVVDYPEDEIIDTHVYFDEFQNYITETLEEILAESRNYKLYVTFAHQTLKQMPNKLEDMVLSCTNIKIVGQNSHKNLMEMSKEIQVHIKQLEALKEGEFFLKAGANKAIKIKTTDKFINMEIDEEKYQEHIVYQLEHYYVKIEDENIIEATVDDSKPLAPTKSF; encoded by the coding sequence ATGATAGGTCAAGCAGAAATTACAAAAGAAAATTTTGAAAGTTATCTTAGAATCATTATGAAAGATTTAGAACTAGATGTAGCAGAAGATGGTAGTATTGAATATCAAAATAATAGTTTCAAGAAAAAGTTAATGTTTAAAAATAAATCTTTTGTTTCACCATATAGACGAACTATTTATAGTAGAACAGATACTATACCATTGATTCTAAATAGCCATTATAATGGGTTGAGCTTTCATGTTTTAAAAAAACATATTTCAAATTTGTTTTTATCTAAAATTTTAAAAATATTTTTTTTACTACTTGAATATTGGAAAAATAATTATGCCAATTGTAGTAATAATCAGCATTTAAATCAACTAATATTTAAATTAAATGAAATTTATGACAATAATATTGATGATATTATCGAAGAGAATATATCTAAAAAATTACGTGAAATTGAGAATATTAGTAATGAATATGATTTTGAAATTTTTGTTAAGTTTGAGGGAAAAGTTATTCATGAAGAAATTCAAGATAGAAATAGTATCGAAAATATTTTCAATACAAAACATGAAGATTTTATAAATTATGTATATAGAAAAGTACTTATTGAAGTTCAGTATCCTTTATATGAATTAATTAATAAATCTGAAGATAATAGGTTTTTAGGAATTATATTTGAAAAAAGAGAATTAGAAATTTTAAAAACAATATTTTCACATATTTTTAAAGATATTGATAAAAAGTATGAATATGAGAATCATACTAAAGCAATTAAATTTATACATAACGATGTGTCTTTGGAAAAAGAGGGATTACAATTATTAAAAAGATTCTTAACTTTAGCAAATAATATCAATGACTTTTTTAGTGAAGTTTTAAACATTGATGAATTAAATATTAAAAAAGAAATGTTTAGTATAAATTTTACTGAAAAAAATCTTTCTCTTTTTGAGAGTGATATTTATTCAGAAGTTATTGGTGTTGATGGAAGAAGTGAAGTTTTTATGGATAAGTTGTCTAAAATAACTAAGATTAAAACATTAAATAAAAAACTAAATGAAAAAAGTGTAATAGATAATACTATTTCAAAAAAAACAAACTATAAAGAAAGAAAGCCAAAAAACTTTAATTATCCATATCATCGAAATTCAGCTAATAGTATTCCATCTTTTTCTAATGTTTTTATGAAACCAGATAGTTCCAATTTAATATCAAAACCTATTTTATTGGATGAAACACTAGAAAGTTTTAATACTTATATACCTTTAAAAGAAAGGTTAAGACATTCATATCTTTTAGCAGGACCAGGTGGAGGTAAAACATCTTTACTTGAATATTTATATTATCAGGATATTCAAAACAAACAATGCAGTAAAATCTTTTTTGATATTATGGGGAAAAGTACAAAAAAGATTATGCAATTTGTGGATAAAAAAGATCTATTACTACTAGATTTTACATTAAAAGAAGGGTTTACTTTTATAATAAATCCCTTTAATTTAAAGAGTAAAAAAAATAAAAAAATTAGTAAAAAAGATATAGCATTTAGAACAAAAGTTATAATAAATGCACTTGAAAAAGTTTTAGGAATAGAATGGTCATCTAATATGAAAGTAGTTCTTGGTCCTTGTATAGCAACATTATTAAGAAAAGGAAATTCAAATATATTTGAATTACAAAGATTAATACAAGGTGAAAAAGAGTTAGTTGATTTAGGTAAAAAAAGTCCTAATAAATGGCATAGGGATTTTTTTGAAACTCAATTTGATGATGAAAAATTAGATGTTACAAAAGATGCAATAAGTACAAAAATTCAAGCTTTACTAAATGAAGATGAAACATTTCTAAATATGGTTATGGGTGAGGATACTATTGACCTTGAAGAGGCAATTAATACAAAAGGTAAAACAATTATTATTAAGCTTCCAAAAGAAGCAAATTTATTAGCAAGATTAATTGTAGAAATGATTCAAGAAATTGTTAAAAAAAGAGTAGTAGATTATCCAGAAGATGAAATAATTGACACACATGTTTATTTTGATGAATTCCAAAACTATATAACTGAAACTCTTGAAGAAATATTAGCTGAATCAAGAAATTATAAATTGTATGTAACTTTTGCACACCAAACATTAAAACAAATGCCTAATAAATTAGAAGATATGGTTTTATCTTGTACTAATATTAAAATTGTTGGTCAAAATTCACATAAAAATTTAATGGAAATGTCTAAAGAGATACAAGTTCATATTAAACAATTAGAAGCATTAAAAGAAGGTGAATTCTTTTTAAAAGCTGGTGCAAATAAAGCTATTAAAATAAAAACTACTGATAAATTTATAAATATGGAAATTGATGAGGAAAAATATCAAGAACATATAGTATATCAACTTGAGCATTACTACGTAAAAATTGAAGATGAGAATATCATTGAAGCCACAGTAGATGATTCAAAACCTTTAGCTCCTACAAAATCATTTTAA
- a CDS encoding DUF932 domain-containing protein → MSKTIKPLTNEQLRAKAPSLFQNQPYHEVSSKYHFIGTIDIIEQLRNESWFPVSVSEAGVKNLDKDGFQQHYVRFQHFSDLINPNANVVELLLFNSHDRSKAFTISAGIYRYICSNGLIIADSVFDSYKIKHLGDKENDVIDAVNKITQIKPKLLDKISKFESITLNQNEKETFLQSALPLRFEEHLELDNPTELLTPLRIEDEKDDLYTVLNILQENFLSSKVSGYNKETKRRFTSKQITSISKDVEINKGLWDIAERIANIKDGSYESPLIAA, encoded by the coding sequence ATGTCAAAAACAATTAAACCCCTAACTAATGAACAATTAAGGGCAAAAGCACCCAGTCTATTTCAAAACCAACCATATCATGAAGTTAGCTCAAAGTACCATTTTATAGGTACTATTGATATTATTGAACAACTAAGAAATGAATCTTGGTTTCCTGTGAGTGTAAGTGAAGCTGGAGTAAAAAATCTTGATAAAGATGGCTTCCAACAACACTATGTTAGGTTTCAACATTTCTCTGATTTAATTAATCCAAATGCAAATGTAGTTGAACTTCTTTTATTTAATTCCCATGATAGAAGTAAAGCTTTTACAATAAGTGCTGGTATTTATCGATATATATGCAGCAACGGTTTGATCATCGCTGATAGCGTATTTGATAGCTATAAAATCAAACATTTAGGAGATAAAGAGAATGATGTAATAGATGCTGTAAATAAAATTACTCAAATAAAACCAAAACTACTTGATAAAATTTCAAAATTTGAATCTATAACTCTAAATCAAAATGAAAAAGAGACTTTTTTACAAAGTGCCTTGCCTTTAAGATTTGAAGAACACCTTGAACTTGATAATCCAACTGAACTTTTAACTCCACTTAGAATTGAAGATGAAAAGGATGACTTATATACAGTTTTAAATATCTTGCAAGAAAATTTCCTCTCTTCAAAAGTATCAGGATATAACAAAGAAACTAAACGAAGATTTACTTCAAAACAAATTACTTCTATTTCTAAAGATGTAGAAATCAATAAAGGTCTTTGGGATATAGCTGAAAGAATAGCAAATATTAAAGATGGTTCTTATGAATCACCACTAATTGCTGCATAA
- a CDS encoding Rad52/Rad22 family DNA repair protein, with protein MFNANQLKVLNSELDSSRIKTREKGNVSLSYIEGFDVIDTANLIFGYGNWSYLISKLEQVSQEQNHNQNFVVCYKAVVKLIVKDENHTKSISRQDVGFGSGVAKALNDAYENAGKEAVTDGLKRAMRSFGNQFGNSLYDKSRNQQNQDSSYQANQNQNYNQRAPQNNQQQQHAYQNENVNSRATNPNFKNVGNQQQARQNQTQNQTMQQQVQNPNNRNVHQNSNHQQNNPQQNSFQNNQSFDQYEYQGLYNLGLDVIEQNGFLIVIGENQYAYKDSIKACGFRFDSKSKTWYKPIEQGVA; from the coding sequence ATGTTTAATGCAAATCAACTAAAAGTTCTAAATTCAGAACTTGATTCTAGTAGAATAAAAACAAGAGAAAAAGGAAATGTATCTTTATCTTATATAGAAGGATTTGATGTTATTGATACTGCAAATTTAATATTTGGATATGGAAATTGGTCTTATCTTATTTCAAAACTTGAACAAGTAAGCCAAGAACAAAACCATAATCAAAACTTTGTAGTGTGTTATAAAGCAGTTGTAAAACTAATAGTAAAAGATGAAAATCATACTAAGTCAATTTCAAGACAAGATGTAGGATTTGGAAGTGGTGTTGCAAAAGCTTTAAATGATGCCTATGAAAATGCAGGTAAAGAAGCTGTTACAGATGGACTCAAAAGAGCCATGAGAAGTTTTGGGAATCAATTTGGTAATTCACTATATGATAAAAGTAGAAATCAGCAAAATCAAGATAGTTCTTATCAAGCTAATCAGAATCAAAACTATAATCAAAGAGCACCACAAAATAACCAACAACAGCAACATGCTTATCAAAATGAGAATGTAAATAGTAGAGCTACTAATCCAAACTTTAAAAATGTTGGTAATCAGCAACAAGCTAGACAAAATCAGACTCAAAATCAAACTATGCAACAGCAAGTGCAAAATCCAAATAATAGAAATGTACACCAAAATTCAAACCATCAGCAAAATAATCCACAACAAAACTCTTTCCAAAATAACCAATCATTTGACCAATATGAGTATCAAGGACTCTACAATTTAGGACTTGATGTTATAGAGCAAAATGGATTTTTAATAGTAATTGGAGAAAATCAGTATGCTTATAAAGACTCAATTAAAGCCTGTGGTTTTAGGTTTGATAGTAAGTCTAAGACTTGGTATAAACCAATTGAACAAGGAGTTGCATAA
- a CDS encoding YagK/YfjJ domain-containing protein, producing the protein MEKKKRNRKQLISTEGYINRLFLENSKLNVARFDLGYKKPFSNEITLEDANKDINKMLNNMRSKPSIFEHKKGYIIKREYTEDKGIHMHCVFFFDGNKILKDEHKVNQIGEYWNNEITNGKGSFHNCNRNSYKFDGTGMIDYKDTEKRKILLENVTSYLCKDEQSIESENDDKTNRAFTRGTLPKEKSTRGRPRNQ; encoded by the coding sequence ATGGAAAAGAAAAAAAGAAATAGAAAACAGTTAATTAGTACAGAGGGTTACATAAATAGACTGTTTCTTGAAAATTCAAAGTTAAATGTAGCAAGATTTGATTTAGGATATAAAAAGCCATTTAGTAATGAAATAACACTTGAAGATGCAAATAAAGACATTAACAAAATGTTAAATAACATGAGAAGTAAACCTTCAATCTTCGAGCATAAAAAAGGTTATATCATAAAAAGAGAATATACTGAAGATAAGGGAATACACATGCATTGTGTATTTTTTTTCGACGGAAATAAAATATTGAAAGATGAACATAAGGTCAATCAAATCGGCGAATACTGGAATAATGAAATTACAAATGGTAAAGGAAGCTTTCACAATTGCAATAGGAACAGTTACAAATTCGATGGAACAGGCATGATAGATTATAAGGATACTGAAAAAAGAAAAATATTATTAGAGAATGTAACAAGTTATTTATGTAAAGATGAACAATCTATAGAGTCTGAAAATGATGATAAAACAAATAGAGCATTTACAAGAGGAACTCTACCAAAAGAAAAAAGTACAAGGGGTAGACCTAGAAATCAATAA
- a CDS encoding helix-turn-helix domain-containing protein produces MQNSTQDKLTKLFLSLIVGCIIMHDITPEQLYQIIGKNVAKHRKAKGLSQLDLSLQMGYKSVSVVSGAEICYSNKHFNLEQLLKISQILDIELCNFFKQDD; encoded by the coding sequence ATGCAAAATTCTACACAAGATAAACTTACAAAATTATTTTTATCACTAATAGTAGGTTGTATCATTATGCATGACATTACTCCTGAACAGCTTTACCAAATAATTGGTAAAAATGTTGCAAAACACAGAAAAGCTAAAGGCTTATCTCAACTTGATTTATCATTACAAATGGGATATAAATCTGTTTCAGTTGTTTCAGGTGCTGAAATTTGTTATAGCAACAAACATTTCAACTTAGAACAACTTTTAAAAATATCCCAAATTCTAGATATAGAATTATGTAATTTTTTTAAACAAGATGATTAA
- a CDS encoding nucleotidyl transferase AbiEii/AbiGii toxin family protein, protein MHRDNWDDVFENQDRILKQLKPLENEMFLAGGTGLQRFVLPQAYRHSEDLDFFFTNLKTKEEIDSIKNKILELMSKIPDAKLENIKWIKDEKAYRMFYSFKENDEIIKIELLNFTCCRLKDFLFINSDIFRTENLYNLLLYKLKALCDRPDTIKDLFDLYFILRELEEVNIKTLIEDINEKFEDAIEIKYSRENIISSLNHKLDWDIEIGEHINHLHGLKLEIDLFQSELKNAFLQDEILDFSYNSKIEKKALEFGLDKNDYVEIIEDNQFLVEEWKKYFQN, encoded by the coding sequence ATGCATAGGGATAATTGGGACGATGTATTTGAAAATCAAGATAGAATACTAAAACAATTAAAACCTCTTGAAAATGAAATGTTTCTTGCAGGTGGTACTGGTTTACAAAGATTTGTACTACCTCAAGCTTATAGACATTCAGAAGATTTAGATTTCTTTTTTACAAATTTAAAAACTAAAGAAGAAATAGATAGCATAAAAAATAAAATCTTAGAATTAATGTCAAAAATTCCTGATGCAAAACTTGAAAATATAAAATGGATAAAAGATGAAAAAGCTTATAGAATGTTTTATAGCTTTAAAGAAAATGATGAGATTATAAAAATTGAACTTTTAAATTTTACTTGTTGTAGATTGAAAGATTTTTTATTTATAAATAGTGATATTTTTAGAACTGAAAACTTATATAATCTTCTGTTATACAAATTAAAGGCTTTGTGTGATAGACCTGATACGATAAAAGATCTCTTTGATTTATATTTTATATTAAGAGAATTAGAAGAAGTTAATATTAAAACTTTGATAGAAGATATAAATGAAAAATTTGAAGATGCCATTGAAATAAAATACTCTAGAGAAAATATTATCTCTTCTTTAAATCATAAATTAGATTGGGATATTGAAATTGGTGAGCATATAAATCATTTACATGGATTAAAACTTGAAATTGATTTATTTCAGAGTGAATTAAAAAATGCTTTTCTTCAAGATGAAATTCTTGATTTTTCTTATAATTCAAAAATCGAGAAAAAAGCTTTAGAATTTGGATTAGATAAAAATGATTATGTTGAAATTATAGAAGATAATCAATTTTTAGTAGAAGAATGGAAAAAATATTTTCAAAATTAA
- a CDS encoding TerB family tellurite resistance protein: MNYGKILGLAALGVGAVAAAPFTGGGSILGAATLAGSLAGASTIAAAVGAGAAGAAAGYAMSRKEEEQENSRRNSEKSNKDEVAELKKELEKIKKMLEVFKSDNEYFSFIIAATAVGLAAANADGNISEVESTDIKEFIGGIGNTHYPQHVKDLLQDLEKNIPSIDTLTEYLEIIPPESLKSLEELVETVIWSDGIEHESEIKFRIAFQEVVKNIIYKKDENENNESTFLQEAKDNIEYMLNLPEVA; this comes from the coding sequence ATGAACTATGGAAAAATATTAGGATTAGCAGCTTTAGGAGTAGGAGCTGTAGCAGCTGCACCATTTACTGGTGGTGGATCAATCCTTGGTGCAGCAACATTAGCAGGTTCTTTAGCTGGAGCAAGTACTATTGCTGCTGCAGTAGGTGCAGGAGCAGCAGGTGCAGCAGCAGGATATGCAATGTCTAGAAAAGAAGAGGAACAAGAAAATAGTAGAAGGAATAGTGAAAAATCTAATAAAGATGAAGTTGCTGAATTAAAAAAAGAACTAGAAAAAATTAAAAAAATGTTAGAAGTTTTTAAATCTGACAATGAATATTTTAGTTTTATTATTGCAGCTACAGCGGTAGGTTTAGCAGCAGCTAATGCAGATGGAAATATTTCAGAAGTCGAATCAACGGATATAAAAGAGTTTATAGGTGGTATAGGAAATACTCATTATCCTCAGCATGTAAAAGATTTGTTACAAGATTTAGAAAAAAATATTCCTAGTATTGACACATTAACAGAATATCTTGAAATAATTCCTCCAGAAAGTCTAAAATCATTAGAAGAACTAGTTGAAACAGTTATTTGGTCTGATGGAATAGAACATGAATCAGAAATAAAATTTAGAATTGCATTTCAAGAAGTAGTAAAAAATATTATTTATAAAAAAGATGAAAATGAAAATAATGAAAGTACATTTTTACAAGAAGCAAAGGATAATATTGAATATATGCTTAATCTTCCAGAAGTTGCATAG